From the genome of archaeon CG10_big_fil_rev_8_21_14_0_10_43_11, one region includes:
- a CDS encoding AMP phosphorylase: protein MIPILRARTLDFEAGGTMVATINKNFAEDYDIHSLDRIRVTLGAQSMIVLVNVTEFQVSYDQIGFFREVWDELSIRNNEEVSIEPIAKPLALDAIKKKLDGEELVKEEIFDIIKNAVDNTLSSVELATFVSAIYTRGMTVGEIANLTKAMVSFGDKLSFGKKIVVDKHSVGGVAGNRTTPLVVSIVAAGGLTIPKLSSRAISSPAGTADTMEVFAPVSLPSHELKKIVKKVGACIAWGGALKIASADDELIRIRHPMKLDPEALLLSSIMAKKKAAGSNVVLIDIPFGEGSKVQYSGLAKHLARQFELLGKALNMHVSVIITDGSQPIGNGIGPALEAIDVLKVLMGNDGPTDLRDKSVRLAGRILEMGGKAPKGKGEVLAKQLLDSKKAYKKFKEIIKAQGGNPEIKPKDIRVGEFSIAVKAARAGTVSSISSKALSSVCRAAGAPRDREAGAYLHKHVEDRVKKGETILTIYAGVEHKLERAITTYKMLPETIVIS from the coding sequence ATGATTCCTATTCTTAGAGCGCGAACACTTGATTTTGAAGCGGGCGGCACTATGGTTGCAACCATTAACAAGAACTTTGCTGAGGATTATGATATCCACTCTCTTGACCGGATTCGCGTCACCCTGGGTGCGCAGTCTATGATTGTGCTTGTTAATGTTACTGAATTTCAGGTAAGTTATGACCAGATTGGATTTTTTAGAGAAGTATGGGACGAGTTGAGCATTCGAAATAATGAAGAAGTAAGTATTGAACCCATTGCAAAACCGCTTGCGCTTGATGCAATAAAGAAGAAACTGGATGGTGAGGAACTCGTAAAAGAAGAAATTTTTGACATTATCAAAAATGCAGTTGACAACACGCTTTCTTCAGTTGAGCTTGCCACCTTTGTTTCAGCAATCTATACGCGGGGCATGACGGTAGGCGAGATTGCAAACCTCACAAAAGCAATGGTGAGCTTTGGCGATAAGCTTTCATTTGGCAAAAAAATCGTTGTTGACAAACACTCAGTTGGCGGTGTTGCAGGAAACCGCACAACACCCCTTGTTGTGTCAATTGTTGCTGCAGGCGGCCTTACTATTCCAAAACTCTCATCGCGCGCAATCTCTTCGCCTGCGGGAACTGCTGATACTATGGAAGTGTTTGCGCCCGTGTCGCTTCCTTCACATGAGCTTAAAAAAATCGTGAAAAAAGTTGGCGCGTGTATTGCGTGGGGTGGGGCGCTTAAAATTGCATCAGCAGATGATGAATTAATTCGCATCAGACACCCCATGAAGCTTGACCCTGAGGCGTTGCTTCTTTCAAGTATCATGGCAAAAAAGAAGGCGGCAGGTTCAAATGTGGTGCTTATTGACATTCCGTTTGGTGAGGGCTCAAAAGTGCAGTATTCAGGTCTTGCAAAACATTTAGCACGCCAGTTTGAGTTGCTTGGAAAAGCGCTTAACATGCACGTTTCAGTGATTATTACCGATGGTTCACAACCAATAGGCAATGGCATTGGTCCTGCGCTTGAAGCAATTGACGTGCTTAAGGTCTTAATGGGAAACGATGGTCCAACAGATTTGCGCGATAAATCTGTGCGGCTTGCAGGCCGCATTCTTGAAATGGGTGGCAAAGCGCCAAAAGGAAAAGGTGAGGTGCTTGCAAAACAATTACTTGATTCAAAAAAAGCATACAAAAAATTCAAAGAAATCATCAAAGCCCAGGGAGGAAACCCCGAAATCAAGCCAAAAGATATCCGTGTCGGAGAATTCTCAATAGCAGTCAAAGCCGCTCGTGCAGGAACGGTCAGTTCAATTAGCAGTAAAGCACTCTCTTCGGTATGCCGGGCTGCAGGAGCGCCGCGCGACCGCGAAGCAGGTGCGTACCTGCACAAGCATGTAGAAGACAGAGTCAAAAAAGGAGAAACCATTCTCACCATTTATGCAGGCGTTGAGCACAAGCTTGAGCGCGCAATAACCACATACAAAATGCTTCCTGAAACAATTGTTATTAGCTAA
- a CDS encoding elongation factor 1-beta: MAEVIVTFKIMPSSVDDDLTAIEKQAVEQLAKHGRVEGVEQQPLAFGLKSLILYAVFDEQIGNKVDDFADELKSIDGVETCEVEDVRRAIDLD; the protein is encoded by the coding sequence ATGGCAGAAGTAATTGTTACCTTTAAAATCATGCCTTCAAGCGTTGATGATGACTTGACGGCAATTGAAAAGCAAGCAGTTGAACAGCTTGCAAAACATGGTCGCGTTGAGGGGGTTGAACAACAACCGCTCGCGTTCGGCTTGAAATCACTTATTCTCTACGCTGTGTTTGACGAGCAAATCGGAAACAAAGTTGATGATTTTGCTGATGAACTCAAAAGCATTGACGGCGTTGAAACCTGCGAAGTTGAAGACGTGCGACGCGCAATTGACCTTGACTGA
- a CDS encoding RNA-binding protein: MEKNVCDNCSRDLLVSGDSVQFKCPKCLAHVIKRCGKCRSNAVKYTCASCGFSGP; this comes from the coding sequence ATGGAAAAGAACGTATGCGATAATTGCAGCAGGGACTTGCTTGTAAGCGGGGACTCCGTGCAATTTAAATGCCCAAAGTGTTTAGCTCACGTTATCAAGCGCTGCGGGAAGTGCAGAAGTAATGCAGTTAAGTACACGTGCGCATCCTGCGGATTTAGCGGACCCTGA
- the pth2 gene encoding aminoacyl-tRNA hydrolase, giving the protein MKQAIVLRKDVGMQAGKLVAQGAHASVDAAEKARKKSPDTYEQWTREGMKKIVLKVMSKEEIVELFERAKKKTIASLIKDAGKTQVEPGTITAIAIGPDHDAVIDLLVRDLKLL; this is encoded by the coding sequence ATGAAACAGGCAATTGTGTTGCGAAAAGATGTGGGCATGCAGGCAGGAAAACTCGTTGCGCAAGGCGCGCATGCATCAGTTGACGCAGCAGAAAAAGCGCGCAAAAAAAGTCCTGACACGTACGAGCAATGGACGCGTGAGGGTATGAAAAAAATAGTTCTTAAAGTTATGAGTAAAGAAGAAATTGTTGAGCTTTTTGAGCGTGCCAAAAAAAAGACAATCGCAAGCCTCATAAAAGACGCGGGAAAAACCCAAGTTGAGCCCGGAACCATCACGGCAATCGCGATTGGACCCGACCATGATGCGGTTATTGACCTGCTTGTACGCGACTTGAAATTACTCTAA
- a CDS encoding ribonuclease HII, which yields MLIAGIEEAGRGPVIGPLVVCGVLVEQDRLKELMSIGVKDSKMLSPERREELFPKIKAIAKKVHCIKITAKEIDGREERGLNLNDLEAINMAKIADILKADRVIIDAPSTNIPAITKQIRDLMKHDCELILEHKADVKYPVVSAASIIAKVTRDQEVVKIEDVLKLKIGSGYPSDPITQKFLDTYWSQLSEIPFIRNSWDTIKRLKAKKGQMNISKYF from the coding sequence ATGTTAATTGCAGGCATTGAAGAAGCAGGCAGAGGACCGGTTATTGGACCGCTTGTAGTGTGCGGCGTTCTTGTTGAACAAGACCGGCTCAAAGAATTAATGAGTATTGGCGTTAAAGATTCTAAAATGCTCTCACCAGAACGCCGTGAAGAACTGTTTCCAAAAATCAAAGCAATTGCAAAAAAAGTACACTGCATCAAAATAACCGCTAAAGAAATTGACGGACGCGAAGAGCGCGGACTCAACCTTAATGACTTAGAAGCAATCAACATGGCAAAAATTGCGGATATTCTCAAAGCAGACCGCGTGATTATTGACGCGCCAAGCACGAATATTCCTGCAATAACAAAACAAATCAGGGACTTGATGAAACACGACTGCGAACTTATTTTAGAACACAAAGCAGATGTAAAATATCCGGTTGTTTCTGCTGCGAGCATCATTGCAAAAGTCACGCGCGATCAGGAAGTAGTAAAGATTGAAGACGTATTGAAACTTAAAATTGGTTCAGGCTATCCAAGCGACCCTATCACGCAAAAATTTCTTGACACGTATTGGAGCCAGCTCTCAGAGATTCCTTTTATCCGCAACTCGTGGGACACAATAAAACGGCTCAAAGCAAAAAAAGGCCAAATGAATATCAGCAAATATTTCTAA